A DNA window from Candidatus Latescibacterota bacterium contains the following coding sequences:
- the wecB gene encoding UDP-N-acetylglucosamine 2-epimerase (non-hydrolyzing), with product MSESPIKIAVVVGTRPEAIKMAPVIRELKAAPARWDVSVVATAQHRELLDQVFRLFDIVPDHDLDIMQAGQSLFDVTQRALRGLERAFSELAPAMVLVHGDTTTTFIGALAAYYLKIPVGHVEAGLRTGRRYSPFPEEMNRHLAGVLTDLHFAPTHKAAWNLRSEGVDGNDVLVTGNTVIDALLTVAAREEAPPGLPALPDLTNRRLILVTAHRRESFGAPLERAFGALADVARSHPDCLFVYPVHPNPNVKEPAERILGGLEGVMLCDPLDYAPFVHLMKRAHVIVTDSGGVQEEAPSLGVPVLVLREVTERPEAVEAGAVRLVGTNPDRIRAELTRLLDDPAAHAEMASAVNPYGDGQAARRIAQRLAHRFYAENLPEPFAVEA from the coding sequence ATGAGCGAGAGTCCGATCAAGATCGCGGTGGTGGTGGGCACGCGTCCCGAAGCCATCAAGATGGCCCCCGTCATCCGGGAGCTGAAGGCCGCCCCGGCTCGCTGGGACGTGTCCGTGGTGGCCACGGCGCAGCACCGCGAGCTGCTGGACCAGGTCTTTCGGCTCTTCGACATCGTGCCCGACCACGACCTGGACATCATGCAGGCGGGGCAGAGCCTCTTCGACGTCACCCAGCGCGCCCTGCGCGGCCTCGAGCGCGCCTTCTCCGAGCTGGCGCCCGCGATGGTGCTGGTGCACGGCGACACCACCACTACCTTCATCGGCGCGCTGGCGGCCTACTACCTCAAGATCCCGGTGGGCCACGTGGAGGCGGGGCTGCGCACGGGGCGCCGCTACAGTCCGTTCCCCGAGGAGATGAACCGCCACCTGGCGGGCGTCCTCACGGACCTGCACTTCGCGCCCACGCACAAGGCGGCCTGGAACCTGCGCAGCGAGGGCGTGGACGGCAACGACGTCCTCGTCACCGGCAACACCGTCATCGACGCCCTGCTCACCGTGGCCGCCCGCGAGGAGGCGCCGCCCGGGCTGCCCGCGCTGCCCGATCTCACGAACCGCAGGCTGATCCTCGTCACCGCGCACCGCCGCGAATCCTTCGGCGCGCCGCTGGAGCGCGCCTTCGGCGCCCTCGCCGACGTGGCCCGCAGCCACCCGGACTGCCTCTTCGTCTACCCGGTGCATCCGAATCCCAACGTCAAGGAGCCGGCCGAGCGCATCCTCGGCGGACTCGAGGGCGTGATGCTCTGCGACCCGCTGGACTACGCGCCCTTCGTGCACCTGATGAAGCGCGCGCACGTGATCGTCACCGACAGCGGCGGCGTGCAGGAGGAGGCGCCCAGTCTGGGCGTGCCGGTGCTGGTGCTGCGCGAGGTGACCGAGCGCCCCGAGGCCGTGGAGGCGGGCGCCGTGCGCCTGGTGGGCACGAACCCCGACCGCATCCGCGCCGAGCTGACCCGTCTCCTGGACGACCCCGCCGCCCACGCCGAGATGGCGTCGGCGGTGAACCCCTACGGCGACGGCCAGGCCGCGCGGCGCATCGCGCAGCGCCTGGCGCATCGCTTCTACGCCGAGAACCTGCCCGAGCCCTTCGCCGTGGAGGCCTGA
- a CDS encoding acyl--CoA ligase, which translates to MNSVWEILAEARARHGGREAVVQGDERWSYETLTLRAGALARRLQSLGVGPGDRVALLWENSPAYVQIYFAVMRLGAVLVALNPVNEEHYVDQVLADCTPSVLVAQAKFLRRFAAALDPAHLPGGIVLDEPLDTPLPGKTLLLDSSQSEPPDLPAPAPDDLAMILYTSGTTGAPKGVCLSQRNLLANTASIVEYLALDETERVLVLLPFYYSYGHSLLTTHVAVGGCLVIDNRFGFPNAVLETARREAVTGLPGVASTFNILMQRSRLAELGIPSLRYFTTAGGALPPAGLARLRAMLPGATPVVMYGQTEGTARLSYLPPEDLERKAGSIGRGIPGVTLEVLDKDGQPVAPGETGEIVASGENIMVGYWADPDETARVLDAQHRLWTGDLARVDEDGYLFVVGREKDMIKSGAFRINPKEIEDIVQELEGVLACGIVGVEDPLLGERMVVCLVPGPEAALDEKTVLTHLKQRLPHWKQPQSVRFYEELPRTSSGKIRKHLLKEALEAEGV; encoded by the coding sequence GTGAACTCGGTCTGGGAGATTCTCGCCGAGGCGCGCGCGCGTCACGGCGGCCGCGAGGCGGTGGTGCAGGGCGACGAGCGCTGGAGCTACGAGACCCTGACGCTCCGCGCGGGCGCCCTCGCCCGGCGCCTGCAGTCGCTCGGCGTGGGGCCCGGCGATCGCGTCGCGCTGCTCTGGGAGAACTCGCCGGCCTACGTCCAGATCTACTTCGCGGTGATGCGCCTCGGGGCCGTGCTCGTGGCCCTCAATCCCGTCAACGAGGAACACTACGTCGACCAGGTGCTGGCCGACTGTACGCCGAGCGTGCTGGTGGCGCAGGCCAAGTTCCTGCGGCGCTTCGCCGCGGCGCTCGACCCGGCCCACCTGCCGGGCGGGATCGTGCTGGACGAACCCCTGGACACGCCGCTGCCGGGCAAGACGCTCCTCCTCGACAGCAGCCAGTCCGAGCCGCCCGACCTGCCCGCGCCCGCGCCGGACGACCTGGCGATGATCCTCTACACCTCGGGCACCACGGGGGCGCCCAAGGGCGTCTGCCTCAGCCAGCGCAACCTGCTGGCGAACACGGCGTCCATCGTGGAGTACCTGGCGCTCGACGAGACCGAGCGCGTGCTCGTCCTGCTGCCCTTCTACTACTCCTACGGGCACTCGCTGCTGACGACCCACGTGGCCGTCGGCGGCTGCCTGGTGATCGACAACCGCTTCGGCTTCCCCAACGCGGTGCTCGAGACCGCCCGCCGCGAGGCGGTGACGGGCCTGCCCGGCGTGGCGTCGACCTTCAACATCCTCATGCAGCGCAGCCGGCTCGCGGAGCTGGGCATCCCCAGCCTGCGCTACTTCACCACGGCGGGCGGCGCGCTGCCGCCGGCGGGGCTGGCGCGGCTGCGGGCCATGCTGCCCGGGGCGACGCCCGTGGTGATGTACGGGCAGACCGAGGGCACCGCGCGCCTCTCCTATCTGCCACCCGAGGATCTGGAGCGGAAGGCGGGGTCCATCGGACGCGGGATTCCGGGCGTCACGCTCGAGGTGCTGGACAAGGACGGCCAGCCCGTCGCGCCGGGGGAGACCGGCGAGATCGTGGCCTCGGGCGAGAACATCATGGTGGGCTACTGGGCCGATCCCGACGAGACCGCGCGCGTGCTGGACGCGCAGCACCGCCTCTGGACCGGCGACCTCGCCCGCGTGGACGAGGACGGCTACCTCTTCGTGGTGGGGCGCGAGAAGGACATGATCAAGAGCGGCGCCTTCCGCATCAACCCCAAGGAGATCGAGGACATCGTCCAGGAGCTCGAGGGCGTGCTGGCCTGCGGCATCGTGGGCGTGGAGGATCCGCTGCTGGGCGAGCGCATGGTCGTCTGCCTGGTGCCCGGCCCCGAGGCGGCGCTGGACGAGAAGACCGTCCTCACCCACCTCAAGCAGCGCCTGCCCCACTGGAAGCAGCCCCAGAGCGTGCGCTTCTACGAGGAGCTGCCGCGCACCAGCTCGGGCAAGATCCGCAAGCACCTGCTCAAGGAAGCGCTGGAGGCGGAGGGGGTCTAG
- a CDS encoding polysaccharide deacetylase family protein has translation MNGKPRLSAIQRYVVKHHESRPLMAATTVLWPRRLFDGFMRLTQTAPLGWLRGKGALTLSFDCDYSKDVEAFPFVLQQLRRHRIPASFAVVGVWVERYPDLHKALLDDGHEIINHTYSHPDNEEINPGRKFRLISREEKKEEVARAHEVIAKVLGVECQGLRIPHFKDLFTEEIYGILAELGYRFDSSTLMTGCETGGRPFLGPENIWEFPLTTCPKHPLTVLDTWHSLHVGHPFYKWSHNSPREFCDLLWSTVEAALAYGNYVNIYLDPWDLPQLDGFEEVLARLAERRDELELLLYRDVLERLEDKEPLVEEAR, from the coding sequence ATGAACGGCAAGCCCCGCCTCAGCGCCATCCAGCGCTACGTGGTCAAGCACCACGAGTCGCGGCCGCTCATGGCCGCCACCACGGTCCTGTGGCCGCGGCGGCTCTTCGACGGCTTCATGCGCCTCACGCAGACGGCGCCCCTGGGCTGGCTGCGCGGCAAGGGCGCGCTCACGCTCAGCTTCGACTGCGACTACAGCAAGGACGTGGAGGCCTTCCCCTTCGTGCTGCAGCAGCTGCGCCGGCACCGGATCCCCGCGTCCTTCGCGGTGGTGGGCGTCTGGGTGGAGCGCTACCCGGATCTGCACAAGGCCCTGCTGGACGATGGCCACGAGATCATCAACCACACCTACTCGCATCCCGACAACGAGGAGATCAACCCGGGGCGGAAGTTCCGCCTCATCAGCCGCGAGGAGAAGAAGGAAGAGGTGGCGCGGGCGCACGAGGTCATCGCCAAGGTCCTCGGCGTGGAGTGCCAGGGGCTGCGCATCCCGCACTTCAAGGACCTCTTCACGGAGGAGATCTACGGCATCCTCGCCGAGCTGGGCTATCGCTTCGACTCGTCCACGCTCATGACCGGCTGCGAGACCGGCGGGCGGCCCTTCCTCGGGCCGGAGAACATCTGGGAGTTCCCGCTCACCACCTGTCCCAAGCACCCGCTCACGGTGCTGGACACCTGGCACAGCCTGCACGTGGGGCATCCCTTCTACAAGTGGAGCCACAATTCGCCGCGGGAGTTCTGCGATCTGCTCTGGAGCACGGTGGAGGCCGCGCTGGCCTACGGGAACTACGTGAACATCTACCTGGATCCCTGGGACCTGCCGCAGCTCGACGGCTTCGAGGAAGTGCTCGCCCGCCTGGCCGAGCGCCGCGACGAGCTGGAGCTGCTGCTCTACCGCGACGTGCTCGAGCGCCTGGAAGACAAGGAGCCCCTGGTGGAGGAGGCCCGCTGA
- the asnB gene encoding asparagine synthase (glutamine-hydrolyzing) has translation MCGIVGFVDRRHAPDPALLRRMTATLQHRGPDGFGVRVEGAAALGHSRLAIIDLSSGDQPMADPSGRWWLVFNGEIFNYLELRAELEADGHRFHTTSDTEVLLRMLMLHGPDALPRLNGQFAIALWDAQARSLLLARDRFGIRPLNYWRGEGLFAFASEIKALFAHPEIPREIDRESLLQLFRYWTPLPGRTAFAGIHELKPGHWARLDADGGWHEERWWRFPFGAVEPSRLSANEAAEAVRETLRRATSLRLRADVPVGAYVSGGIDSSLLAALIKDENPGMHTFSIRFTDQVFDESHFQDLMVKQLGSRHHTVEVSGADIAAAFPRLVRHSEKPVLRTAPTPLMLLAAKVREVGVKVVLTGEGADEVMAGYDLFKDAKIRHWWARRPDSRLRPLLLTRLYPTSPLLARAGRADYLHQYYGRWIHDPSDRGFSHRPRWETTLGVLDNFLQPEPAALLAGVENWDEEYLGALPPAFDGWDWLDRAQLVESETLLAGYLLSSQGDRPAMAHSVEGRFPYLDPDFAQLAASLPWQQRLPVLHEKETLKRAARGVLPAAILDRPKQPYMAPDAPSFFGDDAPEWVGEMLADSRLSGYGLFDPRAVSTLTAKMRRRRGAQIGFRDNMLLVGILSTQLLVHSFIESGPEGGAPPDASFREALPLGDATANPR, from the coding sequence ATGTGCGGCATCGTCGGCTTCGTGGATCGCCGCCATGCGCCCGACCCGGCGCTGCTGCGCCGCATGACGGCCACGCTGCAGCACCGCGGCCCGGACGGCTTCGGCGTCCGCGTGGAGGGCGCCGCCGCGCTGGGACACAGCCGGCTGGCCATCATCGACCTGTCCAGCGGTGACCAGCCGATGGCGGATCCGTCGGGGCGCTGGTGGCTGGTCTTCAACGGCGAGATCTTCAACTACCTGGAGCTGCGCGCCGAACTGGAGGCGGACGGCCACCGCTTCCACACCACGAGCGACACCGAAGTGCTCCTGCGCATGCTCATGCTCCACGGCCCGGACGCCCTGCCCCGCCTCAACGGGCAGTTCGCGATCGCGCTCTGGGACGCCCAGGCGAGAAGCCTGCTGCTCGCGCGCGACCGCTTCGGCATCCGCCCGCTCAACTACTGGCGAGGCGAGGGCCTCTTCGCCTTCGCGTCGGAGATCAAGGCGCTCTTCGCGCACCCGGAGATCCCGCGCGAGATCGACCGCGAGTCGCTGCTGCAGCTCTTCCGCTACTGGACGCCCCTGCCCGGCCGCACGGCCTTCGCGGGCATCCACGAGCTGAAGCCCGGCCACTGGGCGCGCCTGGACGCCGACGGCGGCTGGCACGAGGAGCGCTGGTGGCGCTTCCCCTTCGGCGCGGTGGAGCCGTCGCGCCTCTCGGCGAACGAGGCCGCCGAGGCGGTGCGCGAGACCCTGCGCCGCGCCACGAGCCTGCGTCTGCGCGCCGACGTCCCCGTGGGCGCCTACGTGAGCGGGGGCATCGACAGCTCGCTCCTCGCCGCGCTGATCAAGGACGAGAACCCGGGCATGCACACGTTCTCGATCCGCTTCACCGACCAGGTCTTCGACGAGAGCCACTTCCAGGATCTCATGGTGAAGCAGCTCGGCAGCCGGCATCACACGGTGGAGGTGAGCGGCGCGGACATCGCCGCGGCCTTCCCGCGGCTCGTGCGACACAGTGAAAAGCCCGTGCTGCGCACCGCGCCGACGCCGCTCATGCTGCTGGCCGCGAAGGTGCGCGAGGTGGGCGTCAAGGTGGTGCTCACCGGCGAGGGCGCCGACGAGGTCATGGCCGGCTACGACCTCTTCAAGGACGCCAAGATCCGTCACTGGTGGGCGCGCCGTCCCGACAGCCGCCTGCGCCCGCTGCTGCTGACGCGGCTCTATCCCACGAGTCCGCTGCTCGCGCGCGCGGGCCGCGCCGACTACCTGCACCAGTACTACGGCCGCTGGATCCACGATCCGTCGGACCGCGGCTTCAGCCATCGCCCGCGCTGGGAGACCACGCTGGGCGTGCTGGACAACTTCCTGCAGCCCGAGCCCGCCGCGCTGCTCGCCGGCGTGGAGAACTGGGACGAGGAGTACCTGGGCGCGCTGCCGCCGGCCTTCGACGGCTGGGACTGGCTGGATCGCGCGCAGCTCGTCGAGAGCGAGACGCTCCTCGCCGGCTACCTGCTCAGCAGCCAGGGCGACCGCCCCGCGATGGCCCACAGCGTGGAGGGCCGCTTCCCCTACCTCGACCCCGACTTCGCGCAGCTGGCGGCCTCGCTGCCCTGGCAGCAGCGCCTGCCCGTGCTGCACGAGAAGGAGACGCTCAAGCGCGCCGCGCGGGGCGTGCTGCCCGCGGCGATTCTCGACCGTCCCAAGCAGCCCTACATGGCGCCCGACGCGCCGAGCTTCTTCGGCGACGACGCGCCCGAGTGGGTGGGGGAGATGCTTGCGGACTCCCGGCTCTCGGGCTATGGTCTCTTCGATCCGCGGGCGGTGTCCACGCTGACCGCGAAGATGCGGCGCCGGCGGGGCGCGCAGATCGGCTTCCGCGACAACATGCTCCTGGTGGGGATCCTCTCCACGCAACTGCTGGTGCACAGCTTCATCGAGAGCGGACCGGAGGGCGGAGCCCCGCCGGACGCCAGCTTCCGCGAGGCGCTGCCCCTGGGCGACGCCACAGCCAATCCGAGGTAG
- a CDS encoding heparinase II/III family protein — protein MRGLGRLRRAGRRLRGSLARPPRVAAPAAALAAAGCGDVIRLRAAFRPVHDEATLAAIARDPAADCGLSGLAAGLREGRLPVFDHALPPPLLPDWSRVPGGGQWPRMPAGCYDHADFTAHGDVRQLWELGRLQALPTLAAAARLDAAQADATCHVALALLADFRARNPVGFGPHWIAGLESGLRIFSLLWTWQLLPAAQHTEEFTQFLAAALLENGRFTAAHLSEKTVANNHLLGEAAALYCLGCALPSLPESAAWRARGAAILDRELPLQVLGDGVLAEQAVDYHRFVLDFLVQCLLWGRAADDAAATAWRPVAAAMLPPLTALTAPDGQLLAWGDDDTGRVLRLDARPRRDARPLLALGARLLQVDLGPLGAPTPDGEALWLGGAAVAAATPPDGAGPPTRFAEAGWHCARFGEAVGAAGLAGGHLGVKAGPMGRGGAGHGHADALALDLAFGGRPLLVDPGTYLYNGPQRWRDHFRGAAAHSLLRVGRRDPATPLPPPDRFGWERKSRAVLVDSPAPLPGALLDWTAWRRGDRDAAGAPVGVCRRVVLLAPDLLLVVDAAAQESGASASLDLELHWQAAPGLAPIKPAGGQPSARCEATGLVLRELTLGEGGAPRLALYCFVPAALDSEVQIGQEEAPAGWVSPSYGEREPATHWRLAGSGSAPAVCLSLLADPAGRFRGCRLANGDAPGAFRLEIAREGADTRKMDLAAPDPLGGPEAS, from the coding sequence ATGCGCGGACTCGGCCGTCTGCGCCGCGCCGGCCGCCGCCTTCGGGGCAGCCTGGCGCGTCCTCCACGTGTCGCCGCGCCCGCCGCCGCTCTCGCCGCCGCCGGCTGCGGAGACGTCATCCGGCTGCGCGCGGCCTTTCGTCCCGTGCACGACGAGGCCACCCTCGCCGCCATCGCCCGCGATCCCGCCGCCGACTGCGGGCTCTCCGGCCTGGCCGCGGGGCTGCGCGAGGGCCGGCTGCCGGTCTTCGACCACGCCCTGCCGCCGCCGCTCCTGCCCGACTGGAGCCGTGTGCCCGGCGGCGGACAGTGGCCGCGGATGCCGGCCGGCTGCTACGACCACGCGGACTTCACCGCGCACGGGGACGTCCGCCAGCTCTGGGAGCTGGGCCGGCTCCAGGCCCTGCCGACCCTCGCCGCCGCGGCGCGCCTCGACGCGGCCCAGGCGGACGCCACCTGCCACGTCGCCCTGGCCCTGCTGGCCGACTTCCGCGCGCGCAATCCCGTCGGCTTCGGCCCGCACTGGATCGCCGGCCTGGAGAGCGGGCTGCGGATCTTCTCGCTGCTCTGGACCTGGCAGCTCCTGCCGGCGGCCCAGCACACGGAGGAGTTCACGCAGTTCCTCGCCGCCGCGCTGCTGGAGAACGGACGCTTCACGGCGGCCCACCTGTCCGAGAAGACCGTGGCCAACAACCACCTGCTGGGCGAGGCGGCCGCGCTCTACTGCCTGGGCTGCGCGCTGCCGTCGCTGCCCGAGTCCGCCGCCTGGCGCGCGCGCGGCGCGGCGATCCTCGATCGCGAGCTGCCGCTGCAGGTCCTGGGCGACGGCGTCCTCGCCGAGCAGGCCGTGGACTACCACCGCTTCGTGCTCGACTTCCTCGTCCAGTGCCTGCTCTGGGGCCGCGCCGCCGACGATGCGGCCGCCACGGCCTGGCGGCCCGTCGCCGCGGCCATGCTGCCGCCGCTGACGGCCCTGACCGCTCCCGACGGTCAACTCCTGGCCTGGGGCGACGACGACACCGGCCGCGTCCTCCGCCTCGACGCGCGCCCCCGCCGCGACGCCCGCCCGCTCCTCGCCCTCGGCGCCCGCCTGCTGCAGGTGGATCTGGGTCCCCTGGGCGCGCCGACTCCGGACGGCGAGGCGCTCTGGCTCGGGGGGGCCGCCGTGGCCGCCGCCACGCCGCCCGACGGCGCGGGTCCGCCGACCCGCTTCGCGGAGGCCGGCTGGCACTGCGCGCGCTTCGGCGAGGCCGTCGGTGCGGCGGGGCTGGCCGGGGGACATCTCGGCGTCAAGGCGGGGCCCATGGGTCGCGGCGGCGCGGGGCACGGGCACGCCGACGCCCTGGCGCTGGACCTGGCCTTCGGGGGACGTCCCCTGCTCGTGGACCCCGGCACCTACCTCTACAACGGTCCGCAGCGCTGGCGGGACCACTTCCGCGGCGCGGCGGCGCACAGCCTGCTCCGGGTTGGCCGGCGCGATCCGGCCACGCCGCTGCCGCCGCCGGACCGCTTCGGCTGGGAGCGGAAGAGCCGCGCCGTTCTGGTGGACAGCCCCGCGCCGCTGCCGGGCGCGCTGCTCGACTGGACGGCCTGGCGCCGCGGCGATCGCGACGCGGCCGGCGCGCCGGTGGGCGTGTGCCGGCGTGTCGTCCTGCTGGCGCCCGATCTGCTCCTCGTCGTGGACGCCGCCGCGCAGGAGTCCGGGGCTTCCGCGAGCCTGGATCTGGAGCTGCACTGGCAGGCTGCCCCCGGCCTGGCGCCCATCAAGCCCGCGGGCGGGCAGCCCTCGGCCCGCTGCGAGGCGACCGGCCTGGTCCTGCGCGAGCTGACCCTCGGCGAGGGCGGCGCGCCGCGCCTCGCGCTCTACTGCTTCGTGCCGGCCGCCCTTGACAGCGAAGTCCAAATCGGACAAGAGGAGGCACCGGCGGGCTGGGTGTCGCCGTCCTACGGCGAGCGCGAGCCCGCGACGCACTGGCGGCTGGCCGGCTCCGGGTCGGCGCCGGCCGTCTGCCTGAGTCTGCTGGCCGACCCCGCGGGCCGTTTCCGCGGCTGTCGTCTCGCGAATGGCGACGCCCCGGGCGCCTTCAGGCTGGAGATCGCCCGCGAAGGGGCCGACACTCGGAAAATGGATCTCGCCGCCCCGGACCCGCTCGGCGGGCCCGAGGCCAGCTAG
- a CDS encoding glycosyltransferase family 4 protein, with protein MERGKRGIVITNLFPNAVETTRGMFVWQETQRLRDAHGYDLRVLAPLPWVPGFLRDKSRFAHHAAPARETRDGFDVHYPRHVVTPRVLRFCYGHYVYWALKGLFARLHRDAPADFIVAHYAFPDGYAAHRLARRHNLPLLVKVRGSDVNLFTRSFLRRRLTMRTLHGADRVVAVSEALKARMVKLGLPAERIAVMPNGVDRERFAPRDRDACRRALGLPEAPFTFLFVGTLRTIKGVTTLLQAFRAIPEMQRRKASLILIGDGDLEADLRDRIERFGMRDQVRLLPPVPHAEVPQWIGACDCLVLPSIMEGYPNVLVEALAAQRPVIASRVGGIPEIVADGASGLLVPPGEPWPLTDAMIRMLEGFDFDPAASSAAQRSWVDVASEMDGLIQSMLADRGTRP; from the coding sequence ATGGAGCGCGGAAAGCGCGGCATCGTCATCACGAACCTCTTCCCCAACGCGGTGGAGACCACGCGGGGGATGTTCGTCTGGCAGGAGACCCAGCGTCTCCGCGACGCGCACGGCTACGACCTGCGCGTGCTGGCGCCGCTGCCCTGGGTGCCGGGGTTCCTGAGGGACAAGAGCCGGTTCGCGCACCACGCCGCGCCGGCGCGGGAGACGCGGGACGGCTTCGACGTCCACTATCCGCGGCACGTGGTCACGCCGCGGGTGCTGCGCTTCTGCTACGGGCACTACGTCTACTGGGCGCTGAAGGGGCTCTTCGCGCGGCTGCACCGGGACGCGCCGGCGGACTTCATCGTGGCGCACTACGCCTTCCCCGACGGCTACGCCGCCCATCGCCTGGCCCGCCGCCACAACCTGCCGCTGCTGGTGAAGGTGAGGGGCTCGGACGTCAACCTGTTCACGCGCAGCTTCCTGCGCCGCCGCCTCACCATGCGGACCCTGCACGGCGCGGACCGTGTGGTGGCGGTGAGCGAGGCGCTGAAGGCGCGCATGGTGAAGCTGGGGCTGCCGGCCGAGCGGATCGCGGTGATGCCGAACGGCGTCGACCGCGAGCGCTTCGCGCCGCGCGACCGCGACGCCTGCCGCCGCGCCCTGGGTCTGCCGGAGGCGCCCTTCACCTTTCTCTTCGTCGGGACGCTCCGCACGATCAAGGGCGTGACCACCTTGCTCCAGGCCTTCCGCGCCATTCCCGAGATGCAGCGGCGCAAGGCGTCGCTGATCCTGATCGGCGACGGCGACCTCGAGGCCGACCTCAGGGATCGCATCGAGCGCTTCGGGATGCGCGACCAGGTGCGGCTGCTGCCGCCCGTGCCCCACGCCGAGGTGCCGCAGTGGATCGGGGCCTGCGACTGCCTCGTGCTGCCCAGCATCATGGAGGGCTATCCCAACGTGCTCGTGGAGGCGCTGGCCGCCCAGCGGCCGGTGATCGCCTCGCGGGTGGGCGGCATTCCGGAGATCGTCGCCGACGGCGCCAGCGGCCTGCTGGTGCCGCCCGGCGAGCCCTGGCCCCTGACCGACGCCATGATCCGCATGCTGGAGGGCTTCGACTTCGATCCCGCCGCGTCCTCCGCCGCCCAGCGCAGCTGGGTGGACGTGGCGAGCGAGATGGACGGTCTCATCCAGTCCATGCTGGCCGACCGCGGGACGCGCCCGTGA
- a CDS encoding glycosyltransferase yields the protein MSGAQRILVLHRTQGHGVEAVHLRGMVDAMREAGHAVEIVGPAGTDPYAPAPAASGKPGLAARFARHAPELLFEVAEQAYDRRLAGRLGAAAARFRPTLLYERYAFFGEAGSRLAARLGIPHVVEVNYTVSDPLVRQRSRLLAGACRRAEARVFRGAALLAAVSSRLEERVREHGVEGGRIVLMPNAVHRAWWEAAASPAPASLPVGLTQAPVVGFVGGFYPWHGVDRLVEAVRRNRAAGRPAALLLVGDGPERPRIEAQVAAAGLAEHCLLAGSRPHAELPGWIAAMDVCVMPHSNDYGSPMKVFEYMALGRAVLAPSLPPLRDVIDDGVNGALFASSEAGADPVAPLEAGLAGLLGDGPLRERLGRAARERVGERHTWQENWRRVESALAASGPEAA from the coding sequence GTGAGCGGCGCCCAGCGCATCCTGGTGCTGCACCGCACCCAGGGCCACGGCGTGGAGGCCGTGCACCTGCGCGGCATGGTGGACGCCATGCGCGAGGCGGGGCACGCCGTGGAGATCGTGGGGCCCGCGGGCACGGACCCCTACGCGCCGGCCCCCGCGGCCAGCGGCAAGCCCGGTCTGGCCGCGCGCTTCGCGCGCCACGCGCCGGAGCTGCTCTTCGAGGTGGCCGAGCAGGCCTACGACCGGCGGCTCGCCGGTCGGCTGGGCGCCGCGGCCGCGCGCTTCCGTCCCACGCTGCTCTACGAGCGCTACGCCTTCTTCGGCGAGGCGGGCAGCCGTCTGGCCGCCCGGCTGGGGATTCCGCATGTGGTGGAGGTGAACTACACCGTGTCGGATCCGCTGGTGCGCCAGCGGAGCCGGCTGCTGGCCGGGGCCTGCCGCCGCGCGGAGGCGCGGGTGTTCCGCGGCGCCGCCTTGCTGGCGGCCGTGTCGAGCCGGCTGGAAGAGCGGGTGCGCGAGCACGGCGTGGAGGGGGGGCGGATCGTCCTCATGCCCAATGCCGTGCACCGCGCGTGGTGGGAGGCGGCGGCGTCGCCGGCTCCCGCGAGTCTGCCCGTGGGGTTGACGCAGGCCCCGGTCGTGGGTTTCGTGGGGGGCTTCTACCCCTGGCACGGGGTGGACCGGCTGGTGGAGGCCGTGCGGCGCAATCGCGCGGCGGGACGCCCGGCGGCGCTGCTGCTGGTGGGCGACGGCCCCGAGCGCCCGCGCATCGAGGCGCAGGTGGCCGCGGCGGGGCTCGCCGAGCACTGCCTGCTGGCGGGGAGTCGTCCGCACGCCGAGCTGCCGGGCTGGATCGCGGCCATGGACGTCTGCGTCATGCCCCACTCCAACGACTACGGGTCGCCGATGAAGGTGTTCGAGTACATGGCCCTGGGACGCGCGGTGCTCGCGCCGTCCTTGCCGCCCCTGCGCGACGTCATCGACGACGGCGTGAACGGCGCGCTCTTCGCGTCGTCCGAGGCGGGCGCGGACCCCGTGGCTCCGCTGGAGGCGGGGCTCGCCGGACTGCTCGGCGACGGGCCGCTGCGCGAGCGCCTGGGCCGCGCCGCGCGCGAGCGCGTGGGCGAGCGGCACACCTGGCAGGAGAACTGGCGTCGCGTGGAGAGCGCCCTCGCGGCGTCCGGACCGGAGGCGGCCTGA
- a CDS encoding acyl carrier protein produces the protein MENTIRQFIVDNFLAGKDDPSFKNHDSFMETRVIDSTGIMELLEFVEDEWGISVNDSELTPENFDSVSKVASFVQGKLG, from the coding sequence ATGGAGAACACGATTCGGCAGTTCATCGTCGACAACTTCCTGGCCGGCAAGGACGACCCCAGCTTCAAGAACCACGACTCCTTCATGGAGACCCGCGTGATCGACTCCACGGGCATCATGGAGCTGCTGGAGTTCGTGGAGGACGAGTGGGGCATCAGCGTGAACGACAGCGAGCTGACGCCGGAGAACTTCGATTCCGTGAGCAAGGTCGCGAGCTTCGTGCAGGGCAAGCTGGGCTAG